In Zerene cesonia ecotype Mississippi chromosome 18, Zerene_cesonia_1.1, whole genome shotgun sequence, the following are encoded in one genomic region:
- the LOC119834006 gene encoding uncharacterized protein LOC119834006 isoform X2, whose protein sequence is MRDFEDDRDDVDRSPEAPPMSSLSPNLRQVSSPSMEEQCKEMPPPSFASRDRSRSPIASSSESAMGPAGIVIRIYGEDGMALDDGDDDQFFGPGYPRFVCVP, encoded by the exons ATGCGAGATTTCGAAGACGATAGG GATGATGTAGATCGTTCACCGGAGGCTCCGCCTATGTCTTCTCTTTCCCCAAACTTGCGCCAAGTGTCATCGCCGTCAATG gaAGAACAATGCAAAGAAATGCCGCCGCCGTCCTTCGCGTCCCGCGACAGGTCCCGATCTCCCATTGCTTCTTCGTCTGAATC TGCAATGGGACCTGCCGGAATAGTAATCCGTATATATGGCGAGGATGGCATGGCACTGGACGATGGTGACGACGATCAATTTTTTGGCCCCGGATACCCACGCTTTGTATGTGTACCCTGA